One Brassica napus cultivar Da-Ae chromosome C4, Da-Ae, whole genome shotgun sequence genomic region harbors:
- the LOC106390348 gene encoding uncharacterized aarF domain-containing protein kinase 2-like produces the protein MTLFSRFLLTKVVTRYTQCLYSNQKRGTSLKVSLVLPQFRNFSNGHRQNHSLALLPYAKGRSLGSRLLKRSYVVVKQHAQVSLKWLLHRYSTHQWNFPRISLVAQAFCLSVARSNLLLPGVFALTYRKVAWAQRPAPSPVRVRSPQQFSLYTSAVHIPVVISTLFISAIKSVVLLGRALYLAVLLSPNLVMALLEFSCGPRFRKLRHEVLHRTLEKAGPAFIKFGQWIATRPDLFSKDLCLQLSKLHSNAPEHSFEFTKRTIENAFGRKLSDIFEEFDEAPVASGSIAQVHRATLKFQYPGHKVKSSEVAVKVRHPCVEETMTRDFVIIKMAAKLTTFVPGLNWLRLDECVQQFSLYMLSQVDLSREASHLSRFIYNFRGWKDVSFPKPVFPLVHPSVLVESFEHGESVARYVDGSEGHEWLKSKVAHIGTNALLKMLLVDNFVHADMHPGNILVRKNGARRGLFRSKKPHIIFLDVGMTAELSKTDRDNLLGFFKAVARRDGRTAAERTLNLSRQQNCPNPQAFVEEVEEAFRFWGTAQGKSVHPADCMHELFEKMRNHRVNIDGNVSTVMFTTLVLEGWQRKLDPGYDIMRTLQKMLLKTDWMKSLSYTVDGLMAP, from the exons ATGACCCTCTTCTCTAG ATTCTTGCTCACTAAAGTGGTTACCAGATACACACAATGTCTCTACTCTAACCAGAAACGTGGAACATCTCTCAAGGTTTCTCTTGTTTTGCCTCAGTTCAGAAATTTTAGTAATGGGCATCGTCAGAATCATTCATTGGCCCTTCTCCCTTACGCTAAAGGAAGGTCTTTAGGTAGTCGTCTTCTCAAACGAAGCTATGTAGTAGTTAAGCAACATGCTCAAGTGTCTTTGAAATGGCTTCTTCATAGATACTCTACCCACCAATGGAACTTCCCTAGGATAAGCCTGGTTGCTCAAGCGTTCTGTTTGTCTGTAGCCCGTTCGAACTTGTTATTACCTGGTGTCTTTGCTCTTACTTATAGGAAAGTGGCATGGGCGCAAAGGCCGGCTCCGAGTCCGGTTAGAGTACGGTCTCCTCAGCAGTTTTCTCTTTATACGAGTGCGGTTCACATCCCTGTGGTTATCTCTACTTTGTTTATCTCTGCGATTAAAAGTGTGGTTCTGCTCGGGAGAGCTCTCTATTTAGCAGTTTTGCTTTCTCCTAATCTTGTAATGGCGCTGTTGGAGTTTTCATGCGGGCCTCGGTTTAGAAAGCTACGGCATGAGGTCCTCCATCGAACTCTGGAGAAAGCTGGTCCTGCGTTTATCAAGTTTGGACAATGGATCGCCACAAGACCTGATCTGTTCTCCAAGGACTTGTGCTTACAGCTTTCAAAGCTTCACAGTAATGCCCCTGAGCACAGCTTCGAGTTCACCAAAAGAACAATCGAAAATGCGTTTGGTCGTAAGCTCTCTGACATATTCGAGGAGTTTGACGAGGCGCCAGTCGCCTCTGGGAGCATAGCTCAAGTCCATAGAGCCACTCTGAAGTTTCAGTATCCAGGACATAAGGTTAAGTCCTCTGAAGTTGCTGTTAAAGTTAGGCATCCTTGCGTTGAAGAAACAATGACGAGAGACTTTGTGATAATTAAAATGGCGGCAAAGTTAACTACTTTCGTCCCGGGTTTGAACTGGCTTAGGTTGGACGAGTGTGTGCAACAGTTTAGCCTCTACATGTTGTCTCAAGTTGATCTCTCAAGGGAAGCTTCTCATTTGAGTCGGTTTATATACAACTTCCGTGGGTGGAAAGATGTCTCTTTCCCTAAGCCTGTCTTTCCACTTGTGCATCCCTCCGTTTTGGTTGAGTCTTTCGAGCATGGAGAGAGCGTGGCTCGTTATGTGGATGGCTCAGAAGGACATGAATGGCTCAAGTCTAAAGTAGCTCATATCGGAACTAATGCTCTCTTGAAGATGCTCCTG GTGGACAACTTCGTTCACGCAGATATGCATCCCGGGAACATTCTTGTCAGGAAGAACGGTGCTCGAAGAGGTCTGTTCAGATCGAAGAAGCCGCACATTATTTTCCTTGACGTTGGCATGACTGCAGAACTCTCGAAAACCGACAGAGACAACCTACTTGGTTTTTTCAAGGCGGTTGCACGTAGAGATGGTCGGACTGCTGCAGAAAGAACACTTAACTTATCTAGACAACAGAATTGTCCTAACCCACAGGCCTTTGTGGAGGAAGTAGAAGAAGCGTTTAGATTCTGGGGAACAGCACAAGGAAAATCAGTTCACCCAGCAGACTGTATGCACGAGTTGTTCGAGAAAATGAGAAATCATAGAGTTAATATCGACGGCAATGTCTCCACCGTTATGTTTACAACATTAGTTCTCGAG GGTTGGCAACGGAAACTGGATCCAGGATATGATATAATGAGGACGTTACAGAAAATGCTGCTGAAAACGGATTGGATGAAATCACTTTCTTACACGGTCGATGGACTGATGGCTCCTTAG